Within the Streptomyces sp. YIM 121038 genome, the region TCATGCCCGCCTTCTTCGCGGCCGCGTACGCCTTGAGCGCCTGCGGCCGGTACGTGGAGTCGTCCTTCCCGGCGACGAACACGGCCGAGGTGTCCGGGAAGCGCTCGCGCGCGAGCACGTCCAGCGGGTTGACCTTCTCGAACGCCGCCTCGTCACCGCCGAAGGCCGCGTCGACGGTCTTCTTGCGGCTGCCGAGCGTCGGCTCGTCCTGCCCGGAGATGTCGACGAAGGAGCCGAAGCGGCCGGGCGCGTTCACCGCCAGCTGGAGCGAGCAGGTCCCGCCGTTGGACAGCCCGGACACCGCCCAGTGCGCGCGTCCGGAGGCGACCTGGAGGTGCTCGGCCGCCCAGCGCGGCACGTCCTCGACGAGATACGTCTGGACGTCGCCGAGCCGGGAGTTCATGCACAGCGGGTTGTCGAACGAGCCGCCGAGGGGGTCCACGACGAGCACGACGGGCGCGAGGCCCGCGTGAGCGGCGGCGAACTCGTCCATCATGTCCGGCAGTTGGCCCGAGGTGATCCAGTCCTCCGGCGCGCCGGGCTGCCCCGCCATCAGGACGAGCACGGGCAGCGGCGGCCGCGGGGACGCCTGGTAGGCGGGCGGCAGATAGACGTACGCGTCCCGGGCGGCGAAGTGCGACCGCTTCCCCGGCACCGGGGTCTTCGACACCGTGCCCTTGGCGGGCAGCCCGGCGGGGGCCCGCCAGACCTCGGACACCGCCCTGCCCGGCTCCACCTCGACGAGCGGCTCCTCGCCGCCCGCGGCCTCCCGGAGGCCGACGGTGTCCTGCGGGCCGAGCATGGTGCGCGGGGTCGGGTAGTTGTCGTAGTGGATGTTGACCTCGCAGAGGCCGAACAGCACCACGAACACCCCGGCGACCACCGCCCCGGCCCGGCCGCGCGGGCGCAGCGTCGGCATCCGGAAGAGGGCGAGGCACACGCCGAGGAGCGCCACGCCGATCCACACCACCACGTCGGTCGGCAGCGTGTCGGGGAACGGCTGCCACCAGTCGTCCACCACCA harbors:
- a CDS encoding alpha/beta hydrolase-fold protein; the protein is MERVVTAAGPLDWSLVAGTVPVLLRVLGALGLAVLLWSRQRRWWTRLLPAALVLAALLAFLVPVVVDDWWQPFPDTLPTDVVVWIGVALLGVCLALFRMPTLRPRGRAGAVVAGVFVVLFGLCEVNIHYDNYPTPRTMLGPQDTVGLREAAGGEEPLVEVEPGRAVSEVWRAPAGLPAKGTVSKTPVPGKRSHFAARDAYVYLPPAYQASPRPPLPVLVLMAGQPGAPEDWITSGQLPDMMDEFAAAHAGLAPVVLVVDPLGGSFDNPLCMNSRLGDVQTYLVEDVPRWAAEHLQVASGRAHWAVSGLSNGGTCSLQLAVNAPGRFGSFVDISGQDEPTLGSRKKTVDAAFGGDEAAFEKVNPLDVLARERFPDTSAVFVAGKDDSTYRPQALKAYAAAKKAGMKAELVELPGGHSWQVWRPGLREHLGWLASRTGLTP